The following are from one region of the Cyanobium gracile PCC 6307 genome:
- a CDS encoding TrmH family RNA methyltransferase: protein MHPGSEPIRSVRNPLVQALRRLHRPRGRTEQELILLEGTHLLQEALAQGLRPRQLLATPDWLARHGALLEQLPDPGRLRIATPEVLAAAATTGHPDGVLLTLEAADLPAPLPAPDFLLVLDRLQDPGNLGTLLRTALAAGVEQVWLAEGADPLQPKVLRASSGAALALPIERMAPTDLPDRLAAARERGVQLVAAVVPVAGGAAQPYWELDWCRPTALLLGNEGAGLAPELARLADRRVTIPHSPAVESLNVAAAAALLLLERPRQAHGRPGA from the coding sequence CTGCACCCGGGCAGCGAGCCGATCCGCAGTGTCCGCAATCCCCTCGTCCAGGCGCTGCGGCGCCTGCACCGGCCCAGGGGCCGAACGGAGCAGGAGCTGATCCTGCTGGAGGGGACCCACCTGCTGCAGGAGGCCCTCGCGCAGGGCCTGCGGCCCCGCCAGCTGCTGGCCACCCCCGACTGGCTGGCCCGCCACGGTGCCCTGCTCGAGCAGCTGCCAGATCCGGGCCGGCTGCGGATCGCCACTCCCGAGGTTCTGGCCGCTGCCGCCACCACCGGCCACCCCGACGGGGTGCTGCTGACCCTGGAGGCGGCCGATCTCCCCGCCCCGTTGCCGGCGCCGGACTTCCTGCTGGTCCTCGACCGGCTCCAGGATCCGGGCAACCTGGGCACCCTGCTGCGCACGGCGCTCGCGGCCGGGGTGGAGCAGGTGTGGCTGGCGGAGGGGGCCGACCCCCTGCAGCCGAAGGTGCTGCGGGCCTCCAGCGGCGCGGCCCTGGCCCTGCCGATCGAGCGGATGGCGCCCACCGACCTGCCCGACCGCCTGGCCGCGGCCCGGGAGCGGGGGGTGCAGCTGGTGGCGGCGGTGGTGCCCGTGGCGGGCGGCGCTGCCCAGCCCTACTGGGAGCTGGACTGGTGCCGCCCCACGGCCCTGCTGCTGGGCAACGAGGGGGCGGGGCTGGCCCCGGAGCTGGCCCGGCTGGCCGATCGGCGGGTGACGATCCCCCACAGCCCGGCGGTGGAGTCGCTGAATGTGGCGGCCGCGGCCGCTTTGCTGCTGCTGGAGCGCCCCCGCCAGGCCCACGGCCGGCCCGGGGCCTGA
- the devC gene encoding ABC transporter permease DevC: protein MTLRSRLADLARRGGQRIPLGWRQLRHDRGRLAVAVAGITFADVLMFTQLGFQAALYDANTQLNRALAADLVLLSPKAQNLQSLSTFPRRRLLQARDVPGVADGQGLYLQNLTWRNPQTLQNATVQVLGMDPDARVLNLPELNRQRDRLKQPDTVLFDRLARGPYDQTIARLEQGQSVSTEAERRSLTIAGLFSLGASFGADATLVMGDQSLLRLFPLRDPGSLSLGLLRLQPGVDPQRAAAAVERYLPEDVRVLTLAEYVRFEENYWRTASPIGVIFGLGTAMAFLVGVVIVFQVLTTDVNAHLGEYATFRAMGFRQRYLLLVVVEQALVLAALGFLPGVALQLGLYALAARATSLPIAMTASRALLVFGLTLLMCLASGAIASRRLQAADPAELF from the coding sequence ATGACGCTGCGCAGCCGACTGGCGGACCTGGCCCGCCGTGGGGGCCAGCGCATTCCCCTGGGGTGGCGGCAACTGCGCCACGACCGCGGCCGGCTGGCCGTCGCCGTGGCCGGCATCACCTTCGCCGATGTGCTGATGTTCACCCAGCTGGGTTTCCAGGCCGCCCTTTACGACGCCAACACCCAGCTCAACCGTGCCCTTGCGGCGGACCTGGTGCTGCTCAGCCCCAAGGCCCAGAACCTCCAGAGCCTCTCCACCTTCCCGCGCCGACGCCTGCTCCAGGCCAGGGATGTGCCTGGCGTGGCCGATGGGCAGGGCCTCTACCTCCAGAACCTCACCTGGCGGAACCCCCAGACGCTCCAGAACGCCACCGTGCAGGTGCTGGGCATGGATCCTGACGCGCGGGTGCTGAACCTGCCGGAGCTGAACCGCCAGCGCGACCGTCTCAAGCAGCCCGACACCGTGCTGTTCGATCGCCTGGCCCGCGGCCCTTACGACCAGACCATCGCCCGGCTGGAGCAGGGCCAGAGCGTGAGCACCGAAGCCGAGAGGCGCAGCCTCACCATCGCCGGACTGTTCTCCCTCGGGGCGTCCTTCGGCGCCGATGCCACTCTGGTGATGGGCGACCAGAGCCTGTTGCGGCTGTTTCCGCTCCGGGATCCGGGCAGTCTCAGCCTCGGACTGCTGCGCCTCCAGCCCGGGGTCGATCCACAGCGGGCGGCGGCCGCAGTTGAGCGGTATCTGCCGGAGGACGTCCGGGTGCTGACCCTGGCCGAGTACGTCCGCTTCGAGGAGAACTACTGGCGCACGGCCAGCCCCATCGGCGTGATCTTCGGCCTCGGCACGGCCATGGCCTTCCTGGTGGGCGTGGTCATCGTCTTCCAGGTGCTGACCACTGACGTGAACGCCCATCTGGGCGAGTACGCCACCTTCCGGGCCATGGGCTTCCGCCAGCGCTACCTGCTCCTGGTGGTGGTGGAGCAGGCCCTGGTGCTGGCAGCTCTCGGGTTCCTCCCCGGCGTTGCCCTGCAGCTGGGCCTTTATGCCCTGGCGGCCCGGGCCACCTCCCTGCCCATCGCCATGACCGCATCGCGGGCCCTGCTGGTGTTCGGCCTCACCCTGCTGATGTGCCTGGCCTCCGGCGCCATCGCCAGCCGCCGGCTCCAGGCTGCCGATCCGGCGGAGCTGTTCTGA
- the murA gene encoding UDP-N-acetylglucosamine 1-carboxyvinyltransferase yields the protein MTVSPMPVKAIAGTRLEISGGRRLEGELRVSGAKNSALVLMAACLLTEDGLRLSNVPPLTDITAMGEILSALGVRVQRGGDAIVLHGDHITTAAPPYELVNSLRASFFCIGPLLARMGMAQVPLPGGCQIGTRPVVEHVKGLKALGAQVTIEHGVVTAVVPGRQRRLTGGHIHLDCPSVGATETLMMAAALADGETVIDNAAQEPEVIDLARLLLAMGAKVRGAGTPTITIVGVERLHGADYAVIPDRIEAGTFLLAGAITRSRLRVFPALPEHLGAVITKLEEAGCRIEADGQGLILTASKVRAVDLRTQPFPGFPTDLQAPFMALLATAEGTSMVVENIFENRLQHVAELQRMGASIRMQGNTACVEGVARLSGAPVHGTDLRASAAMVLAGLAADGITTVRGLEYLDRGYADLEGKLNAAGASIRRLPTTAA from the coding sequence ATGACCGTATCCCCCATGCCTGTCAAGGCCATCGCCGGCACCAGGCTGGAGATCAGTGGTGGACGGCGTCTGGAGGGGGAACTGCGGGTCAGCGGCGCCAAGAATTCGGCCCTGGTGCTGATGGCCGCCTGCCTGCTCACCGAGGACGGTCTGCGGCTCAGCAACGTGCCTCCCCTGACCGACATCACGGCGATGGGGGAGATCCTCTCGGCCCTGGGCGTGCGGGTGCAGCGCGGCGGCGACGCGATCGTGCTCCACGGCGACCACATCACCACGGCCGCCCCGCCCTATGAGCTGGTCAACAGCCTGCGGGCCAGCTTCTTCTGCATCGGTCCCCTGCTCGCCCGCATGGGAATGGCCCAGGTGCCCCTGCCCGGCGGCTGTCAGATCGGCACCCGGCCCGTCGTGGAGCACGTCAAGGGGCTCAAGGCCCTCGGCGCCCAGGTCACCATCGAGCACGGCGTGGTCACCGCCGTGGTGCCAGGCCGCCAGCGCCGCCTCACCGGCGGCCACATCCACCTCGACTGCCCCAGCGTCGGCGCCACCGAGACTCTGATGATGGCGGCGGCCCTCGCCGATGGCGAAACGGTCATCGACAACGCGGCCCAGGAGCCCGAGGTGATCGACCTGGCCCGGCTGCTGCTGGCCATGGGCGCCAAGGTGCGCGGCGCCGGCACCCCCACCATCACCATCGTCGGCGTGGAGCGGCTCCACGGCGCCGACTACGCCGTCATCCCCGACCGCATCGAAGCCGGCACGTTCCTGCTGGCGGGCGCCATCACCCGCTCGCGGCTGCGGGTGTTCCCCGCCCTGCCCGAGCACCTCGGTGCCGTGATCACCAAGCTCGAGGAGGCGGGCTGCCGCATCGAGGCCGATGGCCAGGGCCTGATCCTCACCGCCAGCAAGGTGCGGGCGGTGGATCTGCGCACCCAGCCCTTCCCCGGCTTCCCCACCGACCTGCAGGCCCCGTTCATGGCCCTGCTGGCCACCGCGGAGGGCACCAGCATGGTGGTGGAGAACATCTTCGAGAACCGTCTCCAGCACGTGGCCGAACTGCAGCGCATGGGCGCCTCGATCCGCATGCAGGGCAACACCGCCTGCGTCGAGGGGGTGGCCCGCCTCAGCGGCGCGCCCGTCCACGGCACCGACCTGCGCGCCTCCGCCGCCATGGTGCTCGCCGGCCTCGCCGCCGACGGCATCACCACCGTGCGGGGCCTGGAATACCTCGACCGGGGCTACGCCGATCTGGAGGGCAAGCTCAACGCCGCCGGTGCCTCGATCCGCAGGCTGCCCACCACCGCCGCCTAG
- a CDS encoding pentapeptide repeat-containing protein, translating into MTTAPASDVPRPAGSPRRPALRLAGALLGLLLGLLLLAPSGAMADFQDRVDYTLTNQSGKDFSGQQLAGSSFAGATGRQARFRDADLHGAILTQAAFPEADFHGADLSDALMDKVDMSGTDLTGAVLRGAIASGSNFTGATVTDADFTDALLDRVDQRNLCREARGTNPVTGADTRLSLDCR; encoded by the coding sequence ATGACGACGGCCCCCGCCTCCGATGTCCCCCGGCCCGCGGGCAGCCCCCGCCGGCCGGCCCTGCGCCTGGCCGGTGCGCTGCTGGGCCTGCTGCTGGGTCTGCTGCTGCTGGCCCCCTCCGGCGCCATGGCCGACTTCCAGGACCGGGTCGACTACACCCTCACCAACCAGAGCGGAAAGGACTTCAGCGGCCAGCAGCTGGCCGGCAGCTCCTTCGCCGGGGCCACGGGCCGCCAGGCCCGCTTCCGGGACGCGGATCTGCACGGCGCGATCCTCACCCAGGCCGCCTTCCCGGAGGCCGACTTCCATGGCGCCGATCTCAGCGACGCCCTGATGGACAAGGTGGACATGAGCGGCACCGACCTGACCGGGGCGGTGCTGCGGGGAGCGATCGCCTCCGGCAGCAACTTCACCGGCGCCACGGTCACCGATGCGGACTTCACCGATGCCCTGCTCGACCGGGTGGACCAGCGCAACCTCTGCCGCGAGGCCCGGGGCACCAACCCGGTGACCGGCGCCGACACCCGCCTGAGCCTCGACTGCCGCTGA
- a CDS encoding aspartate aminotransferase family protein — MDTYGRYPLALTRGKGVWLWDEEGQRYLDMVAGIAVCTLGHSDPVLQRRLCRQLGRLQHVSNLYRIPEQEALAAAITARSCTDRVFFCNSGAEANEAAIKLARKHGHQVRGIADPLILTAEASFHGRTLAAVTATGQPKYHQGFEPMVSGFRYFPYNDTAAFEALLASCEAEGPRVAAVLLEPIQGEGGVNPGDPAFFRRVRELCDAHQILLIFDEVQIGVGRSGRWWGYEQLGVEPDALTMAKGLGGGIPIGALAVKAAADHFRPGDHASTFGGNPFACRAGLTVIEEIERRGLLETVSANGALLQSLLQELVARHPERLAGERGWGLLRGLVLREGGPTAPEIVKAAMAQGLLLVPAGPGVVRFVPPLVVKPRQLRKAVKRLEKALHSLA, encoded by the coding sequence ATGGACACCTACGGGCGTTACCCCCTGGCACTGACGCGCGGCAAGGGCGTCTGGCTCTGGGATGAGGAGGGCCAGCGCTATCTGGACATGGTGGCCGGCATCGCCGTCTGCACCCTGGGCCACAGCGACCCGGTGCTGCAGCGGCGGCTCTGCCGGCAGCTGGGCCGTCTTCAGCACGTCTCCAACCTCTACCGGATCCCGGAGCAGGAGGCCCTGGCCGCGGCCATCACGGCCCGCAGCTGCACCGACCGGGTCTTCTTCTGCAACTCCGGCGCCGAGGCGAACGAGGCCGCCATCAAGCTGGCCCGCAAGCACGGCCACCAGGTGCGCGGCATCGCCGATCCCCTGATCCTCACCGCCGAGGCCAGCTTCCACGGCCGCACCCTGGCGGCGGTGACCGCGACGGGCCAGCCCAAGTACCACCAGGGCTTCGAGCCCATGGTGTCGGGCTTCCGCTACTTCCCCTACAACGACACGGCCGCCTTCGAAGCGCTGCTCGCCTCCTGTGAAGCCGAGGGTCCCCGGGTGGCGGCCGTGCTGCTCGAACCGATCCAGGGCGAGGGCGGGGTCAACCCCGGCGATCCGGCCTTCTTCCGGCGGGTGCGGGAGCTCTGCGACGCCCACCAGATCCTGCTCATCTTCGACGAGGTTCAGATCGGCGTCGGCCGCAGCGGCCGCTGGTGGGGCTACGAACAGCTCGGGGTGGAGCCCGATGCCCTGACCATGGCCAAGGGCCTGGGTGGCGGCATCCCCATCGGTGCCCTGGCGGTGAAGGCCGCGGCCGACCACTTCCGCCCCGGCGACCACGCCAGCACCTTCGGCGGCAACCCCTTCGCCTGCCGCGCCGGCCTCACGGTGATCGAGGAGATCGAGCGCCGGGGTCTGCTGGAGACGGTGAGCGCCAACGGTGCGCTGCTCCAGTCCCTGCTCCAGGAGCTGGTGGCCCGCCACCCCGAGCGGCTGGCGGGCGAGCGCGGCTGGGGCCTGCTGCGGGGCCTGGTGCTGCGCGAGGGCGGGCCCACGGCTCCGGAGATCGTCAAGGCGGCCATGGCCCAAGGCCTGCTGCTGGTGCCGGCCGGCCCCGGGGTGGTCCGGTTCGTGCCGCCGCTGGTGGTCAAGCCCCGCCAGCTGCGCAAGGCGGTGAAGCGCCTGGAGAAGGCTCTCCACAGCCTGGCCTGA
- a CDS encoding dihydrolipoyl dehydrogenase, with product MQPRPVTAAPASPPSGFDFDVIVIGAGYGGFDAAKHGAEHGLKVAIVESRDMGGTCVNRGCVPSKALLAASGRVRELADAEHLKGFGIHAAPVRFERQKIADHAAQLVATIRTNLTKTLERAGATILRGKGRLDGPQRVAVREASGVERVYAAREVIIATGSDPFVPPGIETDGRTVFTSDEAINLEWLPRWITIIGSGYIGLEFADVYTALGCEVTMIEALDRVMPTFDPDIAKIAARHLIDGRDIDARSGVLASKITPGCPVKIELVDMATREPVETLEVDAVLVATGRVPVSKDLNLASVGVETNRGFIPVDDGLQVLTNGVPVPHLWAVGDVTGKMMLAHTAAAQGTVAIENILGHARRIDYRSIPAATFTHPEISSVGLSEADARELAAAEGFELGAVRSYFKANSKALAELESDGLLKLLFRKDTGEVLGAHIYGLHAADLIQEIANAVARRQGVRQLASEVHTHPTLSEVVEVAYKQAAASLATAVGA from the coding sequence ATGCAGCCCCGTCCGGTGACCGCAGCACCCGCCTCCCCTCCCTCCGGGTTCGATTTCGATGTGATCGTGATCGGTGCCGGGTATGGCGGTTTCGATGCGGCCAAGCACGGCGCCGAGCACGGCCTGAAGGTGGCGATCGTGGAATCCCGCGACATGGGCGGCACCTGCGTCAACCGGGGCTGCGTCCCCTCCAAGGCCCTGCTGGCGGCCAGCGGCCGGGTGCGGGAGCTCGCCGACGCCGAGCACCTCAAGGGGTTCGGCATCCATGCGGCGCCGGTGCGCTTTGAGCGCCAGAAGATCGCCGACCATGCCGCCCAGCTGGTGGCCACGATCCGCACCAACCTCACCAAGACCCTGGAGCGCGCCGGCGCCACGATCCTGCGGGGCAAGGGACGCCTCGACGGCCCCCAGCGGGTGGCGGTGCGCGAGGCCAGCGGGGTGGAGCGGGTCTATGCGGCCCGGGAGGTGATCATCGCCACCGGCTCCGATCCCTTCGTGCCGCCCGGCATCGAGACCGACGGCCGCACGGTGTTCACCAGCGACGAGGCCATCAACCTGGAGTGGCTGCCCCGCTGGATCACCATCATCGGCAGCGGCTACATCGGCCTGGAATTTGCCGATGTCTACACGGCCCTGGGCTGTGAGGTCACCATGATCGAGGCCCTCGACCGGGTGATGCCCACCTTCGATCCGGACATCGCCAAGATCGCCGCCCGCCATCTGATCGACGGCCGCGACATCGACGCCCGCTCCGGTGTACTGGCCAGCAAGATCACCCCCGGCTGCCCGGTGAAAATCGAACTGGTGGATATGGCCACCCGCGAGCCGGTGGAGACCCTGGAGGTGGACGCGGTGCTGGTGGCCACCGGCCGGGTGCCGGTGAGCAAGGACCTCAACCTGGCCAGCGTGGGGGTGGAAACCAACCGGGGCTTCATCCCCGTGGACGACGGCCTGCAGGTGCTGACGAACGGGGTGCCCGTGCCCCACCTCTGGGCCGTCGGTGACGTGACCGGAAAGATGATGCTGGCCCACACCGCCGCCGCCCAGGGCACGGTGGCGATCGAGAACATCCTCGGCCACGCCCGCCGCATCGACTACCGCTCGATCCCCGCCGCCACCTTCACCCACCCGGAGATCAGTTCGGTGGGGCTCTCGGAAGCCGATGCCAGGGAGCTGGCCGCAGCCGAGGGCTTCGAGCTGGGAGCGGTTCGCAGCTACTTCAAGGCCAACTCCAAGGCCCTGGCCGAACTGGAGAGCGACGGCCTGCTGAAGCTGCTCTTCCGCAAGGACACCGGCGAAGTGCTGGGGGCCCACATCTATGGATTGCATGCCGCCGACCTGATCCAGGAGATCGCCAATGCGGTGGCCCGGCGCCAGGGGGTACGGCAGCTGGCCAGCGAGGTGCACACCCACCCGACGCTGAGCGAGGTGGTGGAAGTGGCTTACAAGCAGGCCGCCGCCAGCCTGGCCACGGCGGTGGGCGCCTGA
- the trpC gene encoding indole-3-glycerol phosphate synthase TrpC, whose product MEIRRRPPNPSVRVAHLEFGTPHPEESPRHILEEIVWEKDREVTAARERVSLDSLKQQVADLPPTRDFAAALRASCRKPAVIAEIKKASPSKGVIREDFDPVAIARGYQDGGASCLSVLTDKRFFQGGFDVLVAVREAVELPLLCKDFILTPYQLFQARAAGADAALLIAAILTDQDLAYLLKVARGLGLAVLVEVHDAAEMERVLRLEGVNLIGINNRDLASFSVDLATTEQLMERFGEQVRARGALLVSESGLFIREDLDRAVGAGADAVLVGEALMRQDDVTAALETLIGG is encoded by the coding sequence ATGGAGATCCGTCGCCGGCCCCCCAACCCCTCGGTGCGGGTGGCCCACCTGGAATTCGGCACCCCCCATCCCGAGGAGAGCCCACGCCACATCCTCGAGGAGATCGTCTGGGAGAAGGACCGGGAAGTGACCGCCGCCCGGGAACGGGTGAGCCTGGACTCCCTCAAGCAGCAGGTGGCCGACCTGCCCCCCACCCGGGACTTCGCAGCGGCCCTGCGGGCCAGCTGCCGCAAACCAGCGGTGATCGCCGAGATCAAGAAGGCCAGCCCCAGCAAGGGGGTGATCCGGGAGGATTTCGACCCCGTCGCCATCGCCCGGGGCTACCAAGACGGCGGCGCCAGCTGCCTTTCGGTGCTCACCGACAAGCGCTTCTTCCAGGGGGGCTTCGATGTGCTCGTGGCGGTGCGGGAGGCGGTGGAGCTCCCCCTGCTCTGCAAGGACTTCATCCTCACCCCCTACCAGCTGTTCCAGGCCCGGGCGGCCGGGGCCGACGCCGCCCTGCTGATCGCGGCGATCCTCACCGACCAGGATCTGGCCTACCTGCTCAAGGTGGCCCGGGGCCTGGGGCTGGCGGTGCTGGTGGAGGTGCACGACGCCGCCGAGATGGAGCGGGTGCTGCGGCTGGAGGGTGTGAACCTGATCGGCATCAACAACCGTGACCTGGCCAGCTTCTCGGTGGATCTGGCCACCACCGAACAGCTGATGGAACGCTTCGGCGAGCAGGTGCGTGCCCGCGGCGCCCTGCTGGTGAGCGAATCGGGCCTGTTCATCCGGGAGGATCTGGATCGGGCCGTCGGCGCCGGCGCCGATGCGGTGCTGGTAGGGGAGGCGCTGATGCGCCAAGACGACGTGACAGCGGCCCTGGAGACCCTGATCGGGGGCTGA
- a CDS encoding bifunctional folylpolyglutamate synthase/dihydrofolate synthase translates to MPSPLPPPVDLGDLLEPFARRGVDLGLERLAGALAEGGHPERRFAAAQVAGTNGKGSICTFLHAILRAAGVHVGTYRSPHLVSWCERIQVDDAWIAPTTLRDGLARWQPLGRQRRLTPFELITAAAFEHFARERVDLAVLEVGLGGRLDATTVHPRRPVIGFGAIGLDHREHLGDTLAAIAAEKAAVMGPGCRAFSCAQEAEARRVLEAEARRRGASLQWLEPLPAVADGGPRLGLAGELQRHNGAVAVAMARALTAPDGPLAGTPLDAAAIRAGLESARWPGRLERHRWRGRELLIDGAHNPPAAATLRRELDRIDRLDRLDGSLHGGLEGARPRRWLLGIQRHKEGAVMLEQLLRPGDRAAVVAVPEHASWTLEELVAACPGKADQLEPAGSLAAGLDSLLPPGPLPVVAGSLFLLGAVLPLFDAPEADEVPGAGQPGGVPGSPGP, encoded by the coding sequence GTGCCGTCCCCGCTGCCCCCCCCGGTCGACCTGGGCGACCTGCTCGAACCCTTCGCCCGCCGCGGCGTCGACCTGGGCCTGGAGCGGCTGGCCGGCGCCCTGGCCGAGGGGGGCCACCCGGAGCGGCGCTTCGCCGCCGCCCAGGTGGCCGGCACCAACGGCAAGGGCTCGATCTGCACCTTCCTGCACGCGATCCTGCGGGCCGCCGGTGTCCACGTGGGCACCTACCGCTCCCCCCACCTGGTGAGCTGGTGCGAGCGCATCCAGGTCGATGACGCCTGGATCGCACCGACCACCCTGCGGGACGGCCTGGCCCGCTGGCAGCCCCTCGGCCGCCAGCGCCGGCTCACCCCCTTCGAGCTGATCACGGCGGCGGCCTTCGAGCACTTCGCCCGCGAGCGGGTGGATCTGGCGGTGCTGGAGGTGGGCCTGGGGGGACGGCTGGATGCCACCACCGTTCACCCCCGTCGGCCGGTGATCGGCTTCGGAGCCATCGGCCTCGACCACCGCGAACACCTGGGCGACACCCTGGCCGCCATCGCCGCCGAGAAGGCCGCCGTGATGGGACCGGGCTGCCGGGCCTTCAGCTGCGCCCAGGAGGCCGAGGCGCGCCGGGTGCTGGAGGCGGAGGCCCGCCGCCGTGGCGCCAGCCTGCAGTGGCTGGAGCCCCTGCCCGCCGTGGCCGACGGCGGGCCCCGCCTGGGCCTGGCGGGGGAGCTGCAGCGCCACAACGGCGCCGTGGCGGTGGCCATGGCCCGGGCCTTGACCGCCCCGGACGGCCCCCTGGCCGGCACGCCCCTGGACGCGGCGGCAATCCGCGCCGGCCTGGAGTCGGCCCGCTGGCCCGGGCGGCTGGAGCGGCACCGCTGGCGGGGCCGCGAGCTGCTGATCGACGGAGCCCACAATCCCCCGGCGGCGGCGACCCTGCGCCGCGAGCTCGACCGCATCGACCGGCTCGACCGGCTCGACGGGAGCCTGCACGGGGGCCTTGAGGGGGCCCGGCCGCGCCGCTGGCTGCTGGGCATCCAGCGCCACAAGGAGGGGGCGGTGATGCTGGAGCAGTTGCTGCGCCCCGGCGATCGGGCGGCGGTGGTGGCGGTGCCGGAGCACGCCAGCTGGACGCTGGAGGAGCTGGTGGCCGCCTGTCCGGGGAAGGCCGATCAGCTCGAGCCGGCCGGCAGCCTGGCCGCCGGACTGGACAGCCTCCTGCCCCCTGGGCCGCTGCCGGTGGTGGCCGGCTCCCTGTTCCTGCTGGGGGCCGTGCTGCCCCTGTTTGATGCCCCCGAGGCTGACGAAGTTCCCGGGGCCGGCCAGCCTGGAGGGGTCCCCGGCAGCCCCGGTCCATGA
- a CDS encoding HlyD family efflux transporter periplasmic adaptor subunit, with protein MDQPLQLRRPSRPWLAGTTTLALGIGLAVLVHRGGTAPRPVVSPAQNPDASPSSITALGRLEPVGEVITVAPPAASPGGAPARLRQLRVEEGDRVESGSVIAVLDSQPRLEAAVQESAAQLRLAEARLAVAAADQRREELVQQARVERLEAEFRTARLEEKRHQTLFVNGAVSASLRDAKRLDRERVGAQLAEARAMLRRSQASAGVPGAGGLDVAAARRQRDQAGAALVRVLAEREDSLVRAPISGRILSVLRRPGEALDSEGLVQMGRTEAMQVVAEVYQSDVARVRLGALVAVTSPALSQPLQGRVSRIGTLVKRQALINTDPSANNDSRVVEVRALLSPASSRLAASLTNLQVTARIER; from the coding sequence ATGGACCAGCCCCTTCAGCTGCGCCGGCCGTCCAGGCCCTGGCTCGCCGGCACCACAACCCTGGCCCTCGGCATCGGCCTGGCTGTCCTCGTGCATCGGGGCGGCACGGCACCACGGCCGGTGGTCAGCCCCGCTCAGAATCCAGACGCTTCTCCCAGCAGCATCACCGCCCTCGGACGCCTCGAACCGGTCGGGGAAGTGATCACGGTGGCGCCTCCGGCCGCCTCCCCAGGAGGCGCACCGGCCCGCCTCCGCCAGCTTCGGGTGGAGGAGGGGGACCGGGTGGAGAGCGGCAGCGTGATCGCCGTGCTCGACAGCCAGCCCAGGCTTGAGGCCGCCGTGCAGGAGTCGGCGGCCCAACTGCGGCTGGCGGAGGCCCGGCTGGCGGTGGCTGCCGCCGACCAGCGACGGGAGGAACTGGTGCAGCAGGCCCGGGTGGAACGGCTGGAGGCCGAGTTCCGCACGGCTCGCCTGGAGGAGAAGCGCCACCAGACACTGTTCGTGAACGGCGCCGTTTCCGCCTCGCTCCGAGATGCCAAACGCCTGGACCGGGAGAGAGTGGGAGCCCAGCTGGCGGAAGCCAGGGCCATGCTGCGGCGCTCCCAGGCCTCGGCAGGGGTGCCTGGAGCCGGCGGACTGGATGTGGCCGCCGCCCGCCGCCAACGCGACCAGGCGGGCGCCGCCCTGGTGCGGGTGCTCGCCGAGCGGGAGGACAGCCTGGTGCGGGCGCCCATCAGCGGCAGGATCCTGAGTGTGCTGAGGCGGCCTGGCGAGGCCCTCGACAGCGAGGGACTGGTCCAGATGGGGCGCACCGAAGCCATGCAAGTGGTGGCCGAGGTGTACCAGAGCGATGTGGCCCGGGTGCGCCTGGGCGCCCTTGTCGCTGTCACCAGCCCGGCCCTCAGCCAGCCGCTGCAGGGTCGCGTCAGCCGCATCGGCACCCTGGTGAAGCGCCAGGCCCTGATCAACACCGACCCCAGCGCCAACAACGACAGCCGGGTGGTGGAGGTGCGGGCGCTGCTCTCCCCTGCCAGCAGCCGGCTGGCTGCCTCCCTCACCAACCTCCAGGTCACCGCGCGGATCGAACGATGA
- a CDS encoding ATP-binding cassette domain-containing protein yields MAPPLPGREEPVVAISGLQHHFGAGPLRRRVLDGIDLEIHAGEIVLLTGPSGSGKTTLLTLIGGLRSAQTGSLRILGHELMGAGPKRLTLARRQHGYIFQAHNLHRSLTALENVRMALEMGGNLDADAMVERAGSMLAAVGLDAHRHAYPDQLSGGQKQRVAVARALVNGPPLVLADEPTAALDSRSGREVVGLMQRLAREQRCTILIVTHDSRILDVADRTVEMEDGRLKGAG; encoded by the coding sequence ATGGCTCCTCCCCTGCCTGGACGCGAAGAGCCCGTGGTGGCCATCAGCGGGCTCCAGCACCACTTCGGGGCGGGCCCCCTGCGCCGCCGGGTGCTGGACGGCATCGACCTGGAGATCCACGCCGGGGAGATCGTCCTGCTCACCGGCCCCTCCGGCTCCGGCAAGACCACCCTGCTCACTCTGATCGGCGGGCTGCGGTCGGCCCAGACCGGAAGCCTGCGGATCCTTGGCCACGAACTGATGGGGGCTGGTCCGAAACGGCTGACCCTGGCTCGGCGGCAGCATGGGTACATCTTCCAGGCCCACAACCTGCACCGAAGCCTCACGGCCCTGGAGAACGTGCGCATGGCGCTGGAGATGGGCGGCAACCTGGACGCCGACGCCATGGTGGAGCGTGCCGGGTCCATGCTTGCCGCCGTTGGGCTCGATGCGCACCGACACGCTTACCCCGACCAGCTCTCGGGAGGTCAGAAACAACGGGTGGCCGTGGCCCGTGCCCTGGTGAACGGTCCCCCTCTGGTGCTGGCCGATGAGCCGACCGCAGCCCTCGACAGCCGCTCCGGACGGGAGGTGGTGGGCTTGATGCAGCGTCTGGCCCGGGAACAGCGCTGCACGATCCTGATCGTGACCCATGACAGCCGCATCCTTGATGTGGCCGACCGGACCGTGGAGATGGAGGACGGCCGACTCAAGGGAGCAGGGTGA